TCAATATTTAATCCAGCTATAATATTGTGAAAATGTctgttataggtaaaaaaaaaatttgggttTAAAGAAACTAGTTGCAAGATATGTTCAATGTCATGCCAGCAGATCCTCAGATAAATGTGCACCTTACAGGTAAAACTTAAGGCTCATGCAAGCTGATAAAGGTAGTTTTAGCtgcataaatcaataaaaaaagttttaaaaagtcaaagatTTTTAATGCACAGACACTTAATAGGACCGATAATATTCAGTGTGTGTCGCAGTCTTAGTTTCCCCTTACCTCCAAATACGGCCTGATCAGCTCAAAGGTTTTAGTCATGGTAGCCCCGTCTACAAAGGGAGCCATGGTAATCACAAGGTCCATCATAGACAGcctgagaaagaagaaaaaaaagggaagagtAAGAACACTGTTATATATTCTATAAGTAGCTAATAATCTCTGGCAATGCATGGAACTTTGTGTCCTACCGTGTGAACTCGTTTGCCTCTGTGCTGCTCAGTCTGTCTGTGGCTTTTTGCAGGAATGTGCAGATCATCTGAGGATGAAGGTTTTAATAAATGAGCAACCAGGAAAATAAATCAGGTCTGTTACAGGACAGACAGCTACTCAAAAAAATCAGACATGGGTGTAAAAAGGctcacaataaaagcctgacATGGAAACAAACTGATTTCTGTGCTTGATGAGAACATGTTACAGTAGAAGCTGGACTGACCGGTGTGTCTGTGACCGTCAGGTAGACCCTGATGGTGTCCTGTACAGCCATCCTGTAGTTGCCGGGCTCTCCTGCTGCAGGCTGCTGGCTGTACACGTTGAAGAAGATGGGCAAGAAGTTCTTGGAGAAGCGGCCCACCTCtgccttttcctcctctgtagACATCAAGAAAAGAGGACAGAGGGTTTCACTGACCTGAAGTCTGAGAtgtgtttgtagtttttaatatttcatctcTATGTGAACACACTCTTACCAGAGGAGCAGCTCTTGTTGATGATCGTACGTAAGGCCTGGCACACTGTGAGTCTCAGATCCGGCCGTTCATTAATAGCCATACCAAGGACACGGGCAAGGCCTTTAAAGGATGTGAGTAGGTCCACAGGACACGTGCAGAAACCAGGGAGCATAGTCCAGATCTGAAAGGAGACACAGACATGaatgtctttaaaaactcaTCCACTACAGCCATTTCCCCTGAGTGCATCAAAGGGAGGTCACAGTAGAGTTACCTGCAGCTGCAGCGTCTGGTAGACTTTGGCCTCAAGTTTCTGTCCTGCTTGCTCCAACTCTTCAGCTgtgacacaaaaacagagatcagtaaatacatatttaaatcaAAGCCTGGTTCCCCATCTCACTACCCAAAGTTAAAGCCTCCCTCTCTTGGTTTACCTCTCTGCTTGAGTGTAGAAGCCAGAGGGAGGAAATATGAAGAGAAGAAGCTGAGGTGAGTGTTCTTCACGTGATCACGGATCACAGGGACCAGCCAGCTGCGAGGAAACTCCAAATCATCCCTGAAGAACAGAACAACAATACAGAGCAGGTTAAACCACCACTCCATGAAAGGTCTGATCCACGGTGTTTCTGTTTAATGTGCACTCACTCGAACCCAGTGATGTTGAGAGGCACAGCACCCAGCACCACGTCAGGCCCCATGCTCTCCACAGCTCCTCCCACAGCCAGGTCCAACTCCCCACTGAAGGGGAACTGAGGGGTGGAGCGCAGGTCTGCCAGAGACTGCAGGGACTGAAAGGAGATAGCAGACACACTCAGGTTAACTGATACACCCTTCTTTACTGACGTGATGATCTGTAGAGCTGTCTGACTGTACCTTGGTCATGACGGGGTGAGCTTGTTTCCCTGCAGCTCGGTAAAAGGATCCCAGGATCTGCAGCACAAACGGCCAGGAGGCGTGGAAGCGATACGACAATCCTTCCTCTACAAtgctggaacacacacacagagccataATTAGCATAAATGGCTTTTACAGGAATGTCTCCAAGATTACTTCATCAGCGTCTTTATCATGTTTTCATACAGAATGgcttaaaaaactgcagtaggataaaagataaaagaaaacttTTGACGatacaaaaaatgtttcaaagccAAATAaatttgtgataaaaaaaacatgaaatcaaaacTTGCATTTGCAAATCCCtaatttttgttttgcaaattCAGAAGACGTGctttttgaatttaaaatgttgtcaATGTTGCCATGCAAGAGGTCTACCAGCATTAGATCCTGCAAGTGAGACCCAGCCCATCAATGACCAACTTCAGGTATTGACAGTCCTGCTACTATTTATTCAACCACCTGGCCTCCATTGTCACCCATGCTCTAAATGTGGACCTAGCCGGGCAGTAAGAGTCTGAACATCAGCAGGGTGATCAAGTGTGCAACTCCCTTTACCAGTGATTCTTCAAGCTAGTCCCAAGACCACTCAGGGAGGCTCTACAGTGAGCTCTGGTGTCCCGGAGCAAGAACCCCCCTCCATGCTAGTTCCCCCCGCCCATCATACCCACACTTGAAGATAGAAAGGAGAAAAGGGACAAATAGAGAGGAATGGTgtaagagagaggacagggaaggcagagccaaaGCAAAAAGTCTGTTTGGGCTTAAGCTCACACCCCTGTTGAGTTAGTGTGAACGCCCTTCCTCCACCGAGAGTGAGGTGCAGCATGGCATACAGCAGGGTGATGGGTTGGAGCgttatttttaaacagaaagtcacttttttttttaaagagtggcTTAAACACGCTGCTGTGCTGCTTTACAGTTCTGAGAGGGAACGAGTGGGTTAGGCTGTTCACTCTACCTCCACATACTCCCGCATTTtcaagagggaagagaggagaaaagagagatgagaGTCTGTAGAGAGATGCTAAAAAGAGGACAGGGGAAGGCAGAGGTTGAGACAAAGTGGAAGCACTTACCGAAACATTTTGCAGATGTATGAAGGGTTTCCTGCAGACGCTGTGGCGGTGATCATCCCTATTTCCCCCATGTGAGGAGCAACACACTCAGTCAACAAAGTCTGAAACAGAGGACAGAAATACATCATATGTtaggacacacaaaaaaactacTTTGTGAATATTCCTGAGATAGAAGGATAGATCAAGTCTGGGAGGCATTTTGTACCTTTAGTGTGTTAGTTGCTGCAGAAACCACTTGTGCGTGAGGCGACAACAGGCAGGACATGGCAGAAGAGAAGAGGCGAGGGAGGTGACCCAAACTCAGAGAGCTCTGCAAgctaaataaagacacacagacgCATGAATAACACGGCTACACACTGTGCTATTACATGTTTAAAAGAGCGATATATTATGCTGTATGTGAGATGGTTCATTACCTTGCTAAGTGAACATGTGCTTTCTCCATGACGGTGAGCCAGGCCAACAGAGGCTGCAGGTCGTTCTCACTGGGCAGGTAGTCATACAGAGCCTGGGAGGAGAAGAGCTCTGTTAGTGCTCAGTGTATTTTAAAACATAAGTAcgactgtatgtgtttgtgttttctcaccGTGATGATCTGTGCGTTGAGTTCTGGAGAGAGAGTTGAAGCGTTTGGTTTCCCACTGAACAGTCTGTGAAAGGCCTGCATGGCGCTCGCCGTCACCAGCTGCACACAGAAACATAGAAACACAGGCACAGTGTGAAAAACTGAAGAGTCAATGTGGGAGAGGAAAGAGTCTCCAGCTGCTCTGATTCATGTTCGTGTGCTCTCACCACGTGGCTGAGCGTCATCACTCGCAGCAAAGTCTCACAGCAGGACTTGACGGCTCCCAGAGGAAACGTCCCCATCAACTCTTTGAGGAGACCCAGAACATGAAGCGTGGTGGTGTCCTCTTTGCTGCCtgataagaaagaaaaagcacaaTGTAGGACAGTCTCCCAAAAaccatcatcttcatcaaaGCCCAAGAGGAACAGCGGTGCCACTCAGCTGTACACATCAGTGACCTGTCTTACCTCCTGCCTGCTCCATCTCCTTGATGCAGAACTTGGCTGTTGTCATGGCAGCAGGGTGATGGGTTGGAGCATTATCTTTGAACAGGAACTCGCTTCCTCTGAGAATGGCACAAACACCTTGCTGTGCTGCTTTACGGACCTGAGAGGGACAGAGTGCgaaaacatttaacttttgcaaaacatgctaaatgttaaattcaatgTTTTATCATTCACGCTGTATTAGAGCCTCTGAGGGTGATGTCATATCTTTTTAGAGCTTCTGGTGTGCTTAACAGCCATTTGGACAAGTGATAAAGGATATGACAACCAAGACTTCCTGCAAGGACTCATCATTATTTACAGCACAACTAGTGACTTGCACTGCCAAAATGTAGCTGGAGGGTAAACCAGGCTGTATAGAACATGGACCTAGTCTCTCTGACGTCACCTACTGGTTTCTgtagcagagttttgaagcctatggacggcggtcgccatattggaaatgccgactcaacctaacttacagTCGACCTGACATACAGGCAACAAGATGAagttgaggcaggcctttagcctcctcactaacagctacagagtgcCCTCATCTCTAATTAAATGCAGAATGTTGCAGACGAGTTCTGGGATTGCACTGGCCAATGCATTTTTCCTCTTCTGCTCTTTGCAAGGACTGACTTCCTGCATGCCAACAACACAAGCTGGAATAACAGCTGGTAAATTTAGTGTATGCCACAAACCAAAATTATTTGCTCAAAAATTATCGTTGCATTTGCACACAGATGTTCAAAGACATTAGTATGAGGCTGGTGAGACGAACCTTTGGTTTGCTGTGCACTGTGAAGCTGAGAAGGCCGTGATATGCCTGAAGAGTAGTCGGGTAAGTCCACACAGATACATCCTGCTTCCTTAACAAGGTTGCCAGACACGACAGGACCTGAACgtgaaaaaatgaaagacaaaaaaaaaggaatcaattagtttgtgcagtttttatcaataagtaaaaatgaaggAACAAGCTCAGAGATGAAACTACTCACCCATCTGAGAGCTGCAGCCGTCTCAGACGTCGCCTGTTTAGACATGACGTCCATCAGAGCCTTGGTGGTGTCTGAGAACTTGGACATAAGCACTGGAGCAGGAACCCTATGgagaaagatatatatatataacagatGAGGAATAATTCCTGACAAATGCCAAATATTTCTTGAAAAAAATCATTTAGTCTAACCGTTTCATCACGAGGTTGAGGAGGTACGCCACTGCAGCCTGTGACTCAGCTGTATCCACAACCTCCAGAGTGGTCATCTGGAAAAAGCGCACACTTGCTTCATTTAAAGACGCCTACGTTTGCTTATCATCACACCGCAAGTTAACTGATAATGTCTTCATGATCatacttaaaaaaagatgttactCACCAGAGCAGCAAAgtactctgtttctgtctccttccctccttgaCTCCGGATCACCTCAGTAACTGCTGCCAACACGGCACAGATCTGTGCAGCACATTGCATGAGAAAATTAAAGACACAGGGAAAGTCTGCATCTTGGATTCACAGTTCTGCATTTGTATTTAAGGGTTAAATAACCAGTGTCCTGCCTACCTCTTTATGAGCTGCTGAATTGGACTCCCAGTAGCGCTGCACCTTTCTGAACGTCAGGTTGGAGCAGTCGGACAGACCGCTGAGGAAGGTACCCGAGGTCTTGTCTGAAAAcgcctcatctggctcctcttccATACAGGCATCTTTACGGCTGCCCAGCTCCAGCGGGCCTGTCTGCAGATCATTGTGCAGCTTCAAGGCATCGACTGTTAGATCACTGTTGACTGTGGAGGACAAATAtgaaagaatcagaatcagaaatactttatttatcccggggagggaaattcaggcattacagagctcttataaacagtaagtaagaaagttagatattaatagaagaaggaataaaataagatataaataaaataaaataaagatcaaataaaatagaataaaataacataaaaagtaTATACAGAGGCACAGAATAGTTAGTTAGATatgtacagaaaaaaaagacatactTTACAACTTACAGCTCTAACAATTTCATTTCGCAGATATCTTTGTCCCAATTAATGtacatctcaactcaactcaactttatttatatagcacctttcatacataaacacatgcagcccaaagtgtttcacagaataacagagacagaaaacaacatcaatggtaacattttaaaaggcatgattataaataaaacacttaaaaaataaaatgaaatcaatacagtaaaaattaataaaataagtaatagtggaaagaaaaaaataaggtatggttaacaagatcaggtgaatacaagaaatatatagataaataaataattaaatagtaagtaaatgttaaagcaatgattcaaataaaaatgattaaaatattaatgaaaataataatgcagtccaataaattactccaaattaaaagctagattaaaaaggtaagtcttaaggttacgtttaaaaatctgaaacatttaaacatcTGAGATTATAACATAAGAAAGGAGAAAGTTGGGATCAAGGACAGGGCCACAGTCTGACACAGGTCTTACAGGCAGAGCTGGAAGCAATGCACAGGGTGTAAGAAGCAGatggatgtgtgtgcgtgttattaatatttttattatcaacAACTGCATCAGAGGTATTATCATCACCAATTATGACAATGCAGATGACTAATTAATgtaaacatgcagcaaaggaagttatataacacatataaacaaCCAGCATGTGCAGCTTTGTTATGGAGATATAAGGAGGATGCTTTCTCTGTCAGGGTGTCACTTTAAAGGAGAAGAGATGATGGACACACACGAGACAGATAAAAACAAGTGTCTCTGTGGCTTACACAGCAATAAATACACAGTTACCAAAGTTAAATTCTGTCTTATGAAATCATAGACTAATTTGAGGGATGACTTACTCTTGTTGCCTAAATATGACATGTGACAGATCAAGATCAACACTTGTATTTACTGCAGTGAACTGTAAGGTATTGCAGGTTTCATGACACATCATATAAAGTTATCATGAACTGTCCCATGTTAAATGGCTGACACTAGCTCATGTTAGCAGTAGCCACAGACCCACGTGTGCTGTGAAGCTTACCGGAGGGTCTGCTGAAGAAGCGGCTTTTAGCAGCCGTACGGAACCGGTTCGTCTGCGGGTTGGAGTCGCTGCTGTGTCCTTTCTTCCACCGCTTGAGTTTAGACCCCGTCCCGGATCGCAGTTTCCCCGATTTCACCATTTTTCGGGGTTAAATGATCTCGGTTACTCCACCACAACAGTCCGTGCAGCTCCAGATGACTCTGTCGCGTGCTAAGTGACGTCACGGCTGCGTTCATGTGTCTGgaaaagctttgttttctggCCAGCAGGTGGCGCTGTTCAACCTGTTCAACCTGTTCAATACTGAAAACAAGAGCTACCGACGGAGCATCTATGCGCAGCAtgcaaacaacagcaatggtaaaattataaaacgcatgattagaaataaaatacttagaataaaataaaatcaatacagtaacatttataaaataagtaatagtggaaagaaaagttaaaaataaggtagtgttaaaaagatcagatgaatacaggatataaatagataaataaataattaaataggataaataaaagttaaagcaatgattaaaacaataatgattaaaataataataaaaataataaaaaataataacaataatgcagtccagggctaaaaataaatgactccaaattaaaagctagattaaaaaggtaaaatatatatttagcatttctatttctattgagcatttatatttatatttaacatttagatttatatttaacatttagatttatatttaccatttagaattagatttagcatttatatttatatttaacatttatatttatatttaacatttatatttatatttaacatttatatttgtatttaacatttatatttatatttaatatttatatttagcatttatatttatatttaacatttagatttatatttatatttagcatttatatttatatttaacatttagatttatatttaacagttagatttagattttatatttagatttatatctaacatttagatttatatttagcatttggatttaacaattattttaacttaatatattttacacaacaaaattaaatgtgaagaacatcacaaatattcctctaaatgtgataaaaaagtgacttttaaaaattcactctacattttttatgacgttttggagctaaatgtggagaaatgttgctgttattttcggtgtgtACAACTTCATGTGTCTGGAGTAACTGctgtttattttgaagtatgttTAATATTTCTAAAAGACTTCATGTTCAAACCAAAACATCAATTTGCGCCTCGCCAGTCCTTGAGAACCTGAACCGTCCTCTTCAGAACGGTTTACCGACAAACAACGAAGTAACGCAAGCTGTGGATTGAGTTTTTCGACCGGTGAGTACTAATTGTGCCTATTATGCCTTTATTGTGTAGTTTAGTTTATATTTTACGTTTGAAAAGTCGTTTTTATTAGCTGTCTGGCTAACTTGAGTGAATCTTTGGATGCCTAGCAACATCAACATTCTGCTGCTTTTTGGGGGTGAAGTTAGCTAGCTATTAAAAGGTTAATTAATCTAAAAATATGCATCAAAAGTTGTTGGAGTGGTAATGTATTGAGATAAATTAGGAGCATCGTGGTTTATGAGGACTAAACGTTAACAAATTGTCAAAATAAAGCAGCCCAAGTTAAACAGTGGAGATATCAGTTGTTAGTTTCTGGTTAGGTTAGCTAATTCTACAAGTGACAGGATAACGTTTAACTCTTCAACATTGAGTCTTTTACTGGTTAACCTATTTTTAAAATACGAAATAACATGTTTGAAATTATCCCCCTATTCAATCGATTTTTAAAAATCCATACATTTCTGGGTTGGATTGATTCTTGATGCCTTAGCAATGTTATTAAAAGCCATGTcgataaagcaaatttgaatttggTTAACTAGAAATGTTGAATTTCCTTGCAGCAAAAGTGTTGAAATACTGAagctgaagataaaataaaataaagtaaaaataaaataaaatatggcaactattacagatatatacacactatgtactcTTCTATcttacctatctatttatcagatagaagtgtacatagtgtgt
This genomic interval from Notolabrus celidotus isolate fNotCel1 chromosome 4, fNotCel1.pri, whole genome shotgun sequence contains the following:
- the rrp12 gene encoding RRP12-like protein, whose protein sequence is MVKSGKLRSGTGSKLKRWKKGHSSDSNPQTNRFRTAAKSRFFSRPSVNSDLTVDALKLHNDLQTGPLELGSRKDACMEEEPDEAFSDKTSGTFLSGLSDCSNLTFRKVQRYWESNSAAHKEICAVLAAVTEVIRSQGGKETETEYFAALMTTLEVVDTAESQAAVAYLLNLVMKRVPAPVLMSKFSDTTKALMDVMSKQATSETAAALRWVLSCLATLLRKQDVSVWTYPTTLQAYHGLLSFTVHSKPKVRKAAQQGVCAILRGSEFLFKDNAPTHHPAAMTTAKFCIKEMEQAGGSKEDTTTLHVLGLLKELMGTFPLGAVKSCCETLLRVMTLSHVLVTASAMQAFHRLFSGKPNASTLSPELNAQIITALYDYLPSENDLQPLLAWLTVMEKAHVHLASLQSSLSLGHLPRLFSSAMSCLLSPHAQVVSAATNTLKTLLTECVAPHMGEIGMITATASAGNPSYICKMFRIVEEGLSYRFHASWPFVLQILGSFYRAAGKQAHPVMTKSLQSLADLRSTPQFPFSGELDLAVGGAVESMGPDVVLGAVPLNITGFEDDLEFPRSWLVPVIRDHVKNTHLSFFSSYFLPLASTLKQRAEELEQAGQKLEAKVYQTLQLQIWTMLPGFCTCPVDLLTSFKGLARVLGMAINERPDLRLTVCQALRTIINKSCSSEEEKAEVGRFSKNFLPIFFNVYSQQPAAGEPGNYRMAVQDTIRVYLTVTDTPMICTFLQKATDRLSSTEANEFTRLSMMDLVITMAPFVDGATMTKTFELIRPYLETKDPGMQKKAYRVLEEMCGGERDECTSFVLDNLETLKAVLLETLKNASSPAKRPRLKCLIHIVKRLSEEHRDFITALLPEVIICTKEVAVGARKNAYTLLVEIGNAFVRFCGNPKDAMEQYLMLVYAGLTGSVTMITCTVLALTRLVFEYKDAIDKSNMEQLLHNISLLLSSRTREIVKAALGFIKVILFIMDPKTLGSHATVMMEGVGNIKDDVRRHFRTKLKNIFTKFIRKFGFELVKSMLPAEHHKVLANIRKAEARTKRKKQVADQQDDSESEEETPKAKSKSIEEILAESDSDMSEDEGKAGNAQKKKPGKQQKGRAWLKEGVEDDPLNFLDPKVSQRVLATNPALKKSAKVEHGFKVTSDGRLIIRDDDEEDVNEKDGEEMKDILEEAGVKSKKTQKRRFRDDNFDDDMDVEPQLKYKAGGSGIHRALGGRPEVGSDYKSKKGKGDVKKQGKLDPYAYIPLRKAQLNRRKRAKLQGQFKGMVKGAQKGAQSGKKMHKKRKA